GTAGCCCATCTGGTCTGTCTCGGCGTAGCGCACCCGTATCTGTACTTCTGATGTAAACACTTCTGCCAATTAAGTTGAGAAAAATTCCTGTTTTCGGCTTCATTTCCAGAAATGAGCCCGAAAACAGGAATTTGATTTACTTCATGATGTTGCGCGCGTTCATGGCCGCGTGGAAACGGGCGGCGTTGCGGCGGTGGTCGGCTTCATTGGTGGCGAAGGCGTGGTAACCTGAGAAATCTTCCTTCGCGCAGAAATAGATGTAATTGTGCTGCTCCGGGTTCAAGACAGACTCCAACGACGTGATGGACGGCAAATTGATGGGCCCCGGCGGCAAGCCTTTGTTTCTATAGGTGTTGTACGGCGAGTCTGTGCGCAAATGCACGTTCAGCACTCTTCTAATGGTGAAATCACCCGTCGCAAAAACCACCGTAGGGTCTGCCTGCAGCAGCATTCCTTTTTTAAGACGATTCAGATAGACCCCGGCAATGCGCGGGCGCTCGTCTGGGTGCATGCCTTGCTCAGCTTGCACAATGGAGGCCAGAATGGAGACTTCCTTTTTGGTGAGGCCCTGCTTTTCGGCCTTAGCCACGCGCGCGGGCGTCCAGTATTTGTCGTACTCCTTTTTCATGCGCTCCATCATCTCTTCGGCAGACGTGGTCCAGTACATCTCATAGGTGTTAGGGATGAACATGGTGAGAATGGTGGTGGTGTCAAAGCCCAGTTTGCGGGTGAACGACGGGCTGTTGAGCAAGGAGTCAATCTCTTTGGGTGAAGCGTCAATGAACGTGCTCAGTTTCTGCGCCAGGTCTTTTTTCAATCTTACGTTGGTGTAAGTCAGTTTCACGG
This region of Rufibacter sp. LB8 genomic DNA includes:
- the mltG gene encoding endolytic transglycosylase MltG — protein: MSEMNTPVTPGPRRSRTPKKTSKWTYALVLLMFLFVCFSYYVYQIVYTPNVENKGEPVYVLIPRGATYEQAMDSIEAKKVIIDKLSFRFMAKWMKYPQLVKPGRYELENGLTNYHLIAKLRSGDQDPVKLTYTNVRLKKDLAQKLSTFIDASPKEIDSLLNSPSFTRKLGFDTTTILTMFIPNTYEMYWTTSAEEMMERMKKEYDKYWTPARVAKAEKQGLTKKEVSILASIVQAEQGMHPDERPRIAGVYLNRLKKGMLLQADPTVVFATGDFTIRRVLNVHLRTDSPYNTYRNKGLPPGPINLPSITSLESVLNPEQHNYIYFCAKEDFSGYHAFATNEADHRRNAARFHAAMNARNIMK